The DNA window ATAGGAAACTGAAGCGGAATCCATTTAGCGCGATTTCGCGCAACTGGTCGGCCGTCAGGCCGCTATGGCGGTAGACGTGCCACAGCTCATCGGTGACGGTCGTCCGGCTAAAGAGGCGGTTGTCCGTGTTGATCGTCACCGGGATGCCGGCGTCGACATACTGGCGCAGCGGATGTTCGGCGTAGCCGGGCACGACGTGAGTCTGGACGTTGCTCGTCGGGCAGATCTCCAGGGGGATCTGATGGTCCACTACGAACTGCAACAGGCGAGGGTCTTTGTAAAGCGATGTGCCGTGTCCGATCCGGTGCGCACCGCCGTAGAACAGCGCCTGGTGGATTGATTCCGGACCCCAGGATTCTCCGGCGTGGATCGTCAGGTTCAAGAGGTGGTTGCGGGCGTAATCGAAGGCGTGGAGGTGGTTCTTGGAGGGGTTGCCGGCCTCGCCGCCGGCGAGGTCGAACGCCGTCACGCCGCGGTCTCGGTACGCCACGGCCAACTCGGCCTGACGGAGCGACGCGCTCTCGAACCGATCCCGCAAACCACACAGGATCAGGTTCGTCCGCACCCCGAAATCGCGCTGGGCGTTCCGCAGTCCGTCCAGCACCGCCTCCACGATTTGCTCGAGCGTCAGCCCTTCTTCACGGTGCAGGATCGGGGCGAAGCGTACCTCCAGGTAGCGCACGTTTTCACGAGCGTTGTCCTCCGCCAATTCATACGCCGCACGCGCCAGGCACTCACGGGATTGCAGGATCGGAATCGTGTATCGGAACCAGGCGAGGTAGGCTTCGAGGGACTCCGAGTGGTCGATTAGCCGCAGCGCATCGTCCAGGCCGGCGAGGCTGTCCGCCGGCAATACGCTCAGTTTTCCCTGTTTTTGCGCCTCATCCAGCAACGTCGACAGCCGCAGCGAGCCATCGAGATGACAATGCAACTCGGCCTTGGGCCACGTTAGGATATCAAGACGAGTCAGGGACACAGTATTCTATTGTGAGTTTATAATTGACGGTACGCGCCAAGCCTGAACATGTCCTCCTGAGACCCATAGCCCGAAGTCATCCCGAGCCTGTCGAGGGACCCCCCGGACGATCGAGAGGTCCCTCGACAGGCTCGGGATGACTTCGGATAAGGGTATGAACCGCCCTTCACTACGTCTGCTAATGAACACACCGTTCCAGACTGGTCGTAAATTCCTGTAAAACAGCATCTTATGGGAATTAGCGATTTGGTCCTTTAACCTTGCGTTCATGCCCGAGCAGAAAACCCCCGAAGCTGGGCTTTGGGTCTCAGCAGGACAAGATCGAGAGACGTACGTCAGATCCGTTTGTATGAAGGTGAATGAAGGTACGCATCGGGCCGCCTTCCTTAAACCATTATCCTTGAACCTTAAACACAGAAAGGAACACCCACCCCCTCGTTTCGTTTTCTAGAGGCAGCCGGGTTAGTGCTCCGTGTGCAAATTTTGGAGCAGTTTCGCGGGCCGGCTTGCTTTTTGCCGCCCGTTTTCACGAAACTTCCGGTTCCGGCACAGTACGTCAGGCACGCGGCCTGGGGCGCTTTCCGGACGCTGATACATCATATTTGAGGTATTCGACATGGGTAATCTGGGACCCTTCGAGATTTTATTGATCTTTCTCGTCATCCTGCTTGTATTCGGAGCCAAACGCATTCCGGAGATCGCTCGCGGGCTTGGTAAAGGCATTCGCGAATTCAAGGCGGCGACGTCGGAGCTGAAAAACGAGCTCACGGTGGATTCGTCGCCCCACCGCATCCAACCTCCTCAGCAGGGCTCCACCGCACCGCGCGCCGATACGTTTACGCCTCCCGCGTCGCAGCCCTCCCCGGTTGACCGCGGCGCTTCGGCCGGCTCTTCGGAGCAGTAGTCATGAGCGTTCACGAGGCCCGTGCGGCTATTGTGAGAAAAGAGACCAGTGCGTTGGAACTGGTCTCTTCTTTTTTGTCGAAGATCGAACGCGACAATACACGTTACAATGCCTTTCTATCGGTAGATGAGGCTGGCGCGCGTGTGGCTGCGGCCGCCGTGGACCGAGCCGTCGCCGCCGGCGACGCCCCTCCGCTCGCGGGGCTCGTGCTGGGCGTGAAAGACGTGATCTGCATCCAGAACGGTCCCGTCACCTGCGGCTCCCGCATCCTGGAAGGGTTTACCTCGCTGTTCGACGCTACGGTCATCCGACGCCTCAAGGACGCCGGCGCCGTCGTCGTGGGCAAGACGAACTGCGACCAGTTCGCGATGGGGTCGTCCAACGAGTCGTCCTACTTCGGCCCGGTGCGCAACCCTCTCAATCGAGACCTCGTGCCCGGCGGCTCGTCGGGTGGGTCGGCGGCGGCGGTCGCAGCCGGCTTCTGCAGCGCGGCGCTGGGGAGCGACACCGGCGGCTCGATCCGCCAGCCGGCGGCCTTCTGTGGCGTCGTGGGTCTCAAACCGACATACGGACGCGTGAGCCGCTACGGGCTCGTCGCCTACGCCTCGTCGTTTGACACCATCGGTCCGCTCACCACCTCGGTCCACGACGCGGCCCTGATCCTGAACGTCATCGCCGGCCAGGACCCCAGCGACGCCACCAGCGCCCCCGTGCCGGTGCCCGATTATACGGCCAATCTCGACGCCGGCGTGCGCGGGCTCCGCATCGGCCTCCCCTCCGAGTACTTCGCCGAAGGGTTGGAAGAGGGGATACGCGCCGTCATCATGGATCAGGTGGCCCGCCTCGAGCGCGCCGGCGCCTCGATTGTCCCCGTCAAGCTGCCGACCACGGCCTACGGCATCGCCACGTATTATATCCTCACCATGGCCGAGGCGTCGAGCAACCTCGCCCGGTTCGACGGCGTCCGTTACGGCTATCGGGCCGACATGCGCGACATACGCCGCCGGGCGGACCAGGAGCGCAAGGCCCTCGACGCCGCCATCGCCGGCGCCGAGCGGGCCGGCGACCCCGCGGAGGTCGCCGCCCTACGCTCGCGCCGCGACGAGCAACGGTCCCTCCTCCAGGAACTCTACACCCGCACCCGCTCCGAGGGCTTCGGCGAAGAAGTAAAACGCCGCATCATGCTCGGGACGTACGTCCTGTCGTCGGGGTATTACGACGCGTATTACGCCAAAGCGCAGCAGGTGCGAACACTGATCCGGCGCGACTTCGACGCCGCGTTCGAGCAGGTGGACGCCCTGCTCACCCCGGCCACTCCGACGCTCCCTTTCCCCCTTGGCAGCAAGACCGACGACCCGC is part of the Rhodothermales bacterium genome and encodes:
- a CDS encoding twin-arginine translocase TatA/TatE family subunit — translated: MGNLGPFEILLIFLVILLVFGAKRIPEIARGLGKGIREFKAATSELKNELTVDSSPHRIQPPQQGSTAPRADTFTPPASQPSPVDRGASAGSSEQ
- the add gene encoding adenosine deaminase, whose amino-acid sequence is MSLTRLDILTWPKAELHCHLDGSLRLSTLLDEAQKQGKLSVLPADSLAGLDDALRLIDHSESLEAYLAWFRYTIPILQSRECLARAAYELAEDNARENVRYLEVRFAPILHREEGLTLEQIVEAVLDGLRNAQRDFGVRTNLILCGLRDRFESASLRQAELAVAYRDRGVTAFDLAGGEAGNPSKNHLHAFDYARNHLLNLTIHAGESWGPESIHQALFYGGAHRIGHGTSLYKDPRLLQFVVDHQIPLEICPTSNVQTHVVPGYAEHPLRQYVDAGIPVTINTDNRLFSRTTVTDELWHVYRHSGLTADQLREIALNGFRFSFLSWQEKQDMLQHAIDDFPTPGSSP
- a CDS encoding amidase family protein — protein: MSVHEARAAIVRKETSALELVSSFLSKIERDNTRYNAFLSVDEAGARVAAAAVDRAVAAGDAPPLAGLVLGVKDVICIQNGPVTCGSRILEGFTSLFDATVIRRLKDAGAVVVGKTNCDQFAMGSSNESSYFGPVRNPLNRDLVPGGSSGGSAAAVAAGFCSAALGSDTGGSIRQPAAFCGVVGLKPTYGRVSRYGLVAYASSFDTIGPLTTSVHDAALILNVIAGQDPSDATSAPVPVPDYTANLDAGVRGLRIGLPSEYFAEGLEEGIRAVIMDQVARLERAGASIVPVKLPTTAYGIATYYILTMAEASSNLARFDGVRYGYRADMRDIRRRADQERKALDAAIAGAERAGDPAEVAALRSRRDEQRSLLQELYTRTRSEGFGEEVKRRIMLGTYVLSSGYYDAYYAKAQQVRTLIRRDFDAAFEQVDALLTPATPTLPFPLGSKTDDPLAMYLQDVYTVTANLAGIPGLVVPLAGHPSGLPVGLQLLGRHFEESTLLRVGQAVSHSSTDFH